A part of Aspergillus flavus chromosome 1, complete sequence genomic DNA contains:
- a CDS encoding Clr5 domain-containing protein, which produces MSTTKWATEADFAEHRATITSLYRQKPLVDVMEHMRREHHFQATARMYKARLKRWHVTKYVRYHTDDAQCQMSKTPHAPVGDAARSIASRRPALPTVAPGLGAPVQQQKVLDCLKILGKYVDGNSTNGRWQTSPTFMASLQNSDWLAQITTVAILLKGRQVQTGFQLLGGCFDTYKTNLKAESPLLTSETFMAAFQLMSISPGLGWSFLKYTCQLSGIVLEKSHPLFQLLSKYLTLDSEAFANCSDLFLGCFLDLMKQHLSGWDDSHRDALLLTTGRMFLLSLTTFSQYQEFTRMSRSDEAMPLLGHQHVLQCDSGELPPAPTRSETLSLYPLHPAQIKVMKQEPGGIDYLSFEML; this is translated from the exons ATGTCGACGACAAAGTGGGCTACAGAGGCGGACTTCGCCGAACATAGGGCAACAATCACTAGCCTTTACCGTCAGAAGCCTCTTGTAGACGTCATGGAACACATGCGACGAGAGCATCATTTCCAAGCTAC AGCGCGTATGTACAAAGCGCGGCTGAAGAGATGGCATGTTACCAAGTACGTCAGGTATCATACAGACGATGCCCAGTGCCAGATGAGCAAGACACCACATGCACCCGTAGGCGACGCTGCTCGGTCCATAGCCTCCCGACGACCTGCGCTGCCGACTGTGGCACCAGGTCTTGGAGCACCAGTTCAGCAGCAGAAAGTACTGGACTGTCTTAAGATTCTGGGCAAGTATGTCGATGGAAACTCAACCAACGGGCGGTGGCAGACATCACCTACATTCATGGCCTCACTTCAGAACAGCGACTGGCTGGCACAGATCACCACAGTAGCAATTCTTCTGAAAGGCAGACAGGTGCAGACAGGCTTTCAACTCCTCGGCGGCTGCTTTGATACGTACAAAACCAATCTAAAGGCTGAAAGCCCCTTGCTCACCTCTGAGACTTTTATGGCCGCTTTCCAACTTATGAGCATCTCACCTGGCTTGGGATGGTCATTCCTAAAGTACACCTGCCAGCTGAGCGGCATCGTTCTAGAAAAGTCGCACCCATTATTTCAACTACTATCAAAATATCTAACCTTGGATAGCGAAGCATTCGCCAACTGTAGCGACCTATTCCTGGGTTGCTTCCTCGACCTGATGAAGCAACATCTCTCCGGCTGGGACGATTCCCACCGCGACGCACTGTTACTGACAACCGGTCGCATGTTCTTGCTCAGCCTCACCACGTTCTCACAATATCAAGAATTCACACGGATGTCCAGGAGCGACGAGGCAATGCCATTATTAGGCCATCAGCACGTGCTACAATGCGACAGTGGTGAGTTGCCACCCGCGCCTACGCGATCAGAGACACTTTCGCTCTATCCCCTTCATCCAGCACAAATCAAGGTGATGAAGCAGGAGCCAGGAGGAATCGATTACCTGTCTTTCGAGATGCTTTGA